From the genome of Candidatus Nitrosocosmicus oleophilus, one region includes:
- a CDS encoding alpha/beta hydrolase family protein, with translation MLLLRFKREPLIVLGIFFGTFLILSSYLSSSSSSVFHDAWAQSDIQTVKYRNLTLDLGNGVKTNAQISYPAIGKGPFPGVLLVPGSGATDMNSTLNKDVKPFWEIANYLSERGFEVLRYDKRGIGPNLTIQDSNVWGNMTVTDLINDAEKALNVLSEQPDVDPKNMSIVGHSEGTIIVPQVAIDNPTKVKNIVLMGAVAQNLIKDILHYQVVDLRSNYASEVLDVNRTGFVSIDQMASDPLLDDVVVNSSLLNTHSVTNSTLTKDTVENESRNQSNNSGHININIQLKPLLLKEYESKIAFNLAKCDKIIGCPLWIKSEADLEPNLSTIGNVSKSIPILILQGEHDSATPLEQGLLLHQRLDEVNHPDHTLITYPNLGHFFYPSSKWQNGLGPVDPQVLADLYSWLESKSR, from the coding sequence ATGCTTTTATTGAGATTTAAGAGAGAGCCCTTGATAGTTTTAGGTATATTTTTTGGTACATTCTTAATTTTATCTTCATATTTATCGTCATCTAGCTCATCTGTGTTTCATGATGCATGGGCCCAATCTGATATTCAAACAGTCAAGTATAGAAATTTAACATTAGACCTTGGTAATGGAGTGAAAACAAACGCACAGATATCTTATCCAGCAATTGGTAAGGGACCATTTCCAGGTGTACTTCTTGTACCCGGCTCGGGAGCAACAGACATGAATTCAACGCTCAACAAAGATGTAAAACCATTTTGGGAGATTGCAAATTACCTTTCAGAAAGAGGCTTTGAAGTACTCCGGTATGACAAGAGAGGTATTGGCCCTAACCTCACTATTCAGGACTCAAATGTTTGGGGAAACATGACAGTAACAGATCTTATCAATGATGCAGAAAAAGCCTTGAACGTTTTGAGTGAGCAACCTGATGTTGATCCCAAGAATATGAGTATTGTAGGTCATAGCGAGGGCACAATTATTGTACCTCAAGTAGCAATTGATAATCCCACGAAAGTGAAGAATATAGTATTGATGGGTGCAGTTGCTCAAAATTTGATAAAAGATATACTGCATTATCAAGTTGTCGATCTACGATCTAATTATGCTTCAGAAGTCTTAGATGTAAACCGTACAGGGTTTGTCTCAATTGATCAAATGGCATCAGATCCGCTATTAGATGATGTAGTCGTAAACTCGTCTCTTTTGAATACTCATAGTGTTACCAATTCTACCCTAACCAAGGATACTGTAGAAAACGAATCAAGAAATCAAAGTAATAATAGTGGACATATTAATATCAACATTCAACTCAAACCTTTACTATTAAAAGAATATGAAAGCAAAATAGCGTTCAATTTGGCAAAATGCGATAAAATAATTGGATGTCCACTATGGATTAAATCTGAAGCTGATTTAGAACCGAATTTAAGCACAATTGGGAATGTCTCTAAATCTATACCCATCCTTATACTTCAAGGTGAACATGATAGTGCAACCCCACTTGAACAGGGCTTATTATTGCACCAAAGACTTGATGAAGTAAATCATCCTGACCATACATTAATCACCTACCCCAACCTTGGACACTTTTTCTACCCTTCATCAAAATGGCAAAATGGACTAGGGCCCGTTGATCCGCAGGTTTTGGCAGACCTATATTCATGGCTAGAGTCCAAGTCGAGATAG
- a CDS encoding nuclear transport factor 2 family protein, producing the protein MQKDNGIASEEVNQSNIRFYRAFENLSIESMDKIWKHDENVVCIHPGWDLFTGWLAIRESWTTIFSNTEMIRFTITNTKIKIFDNKIALVVCIENIETKDPYSGRVIRTGVIATNAFERMEPNCEWSLIHHHGSPITNYIPPNASSH; encoded by the coding sequence ATGCAAAAAGATAATGGAATTGCAAGTGAAGAGGTAAATCAATCTAACATAAGGTTTTACCGTGCTTTTGAAAACCTATCTATCGAATCAATGGACAAGATATGGAAACATGATGAAAATGTTGTTTGTATACATCCAGGGTGGGATTTATTTACTGGTTGGTTGGCAATAAGAGAAAGCTGGACAACAATATTTAGCAACACAGAGATGATAAGGTTTACGATCACAAACACAAAAATTAAGATCTTTGATAATAAAATTGCATTAGTTGTATGTATAGAAAACATAGAAACAAAAGATCCATATAGCGGTCGGGTGATTAGGACGGGTGTGATTGCTACCAATGCATTTGAAAGAATGGAACCAAATTGCGAATGGTCACTTATTCATCACCATGGGTCTCCTATAACAAACTACATTCCACCAAATGCATCTTCTCACTGA
- a CDS encoding SRPBCC family protein, producing MTRIQTQIKIDAPVNTVFEYYTNPDTIKESWPSDIVKESENKSTKKSEEGSEMIVTGEYMGKEDEMILEVVKKEQNRRLVTKQTEGPFQEWESTQEFQSNGNNSTNVNHTINYKLTTIGKISNFLTGGQAENKIREGAYRAALTGKQKLELR from the coding sequence ATGACTAGAATACAAACTCAAATTAAAATAGATGCACCTGTTAACACTGTTTTTGAATATTATACAAATCCAGACACTATTAAAGAGTCATGGCCAAGTGACATTGTAAAAGAATCAGAAAATAAATCTACCAAAAAAAGCGAAGAGGGTTCAGAAATGATAGTGACAGGCGAATATATGGGTAAAGAAGATGAAATGATCTTAGAAGTAGTTAAAAAGGAACAGAATAGAAGGCTAGTTACAAAACAAACAGAAGGGCCATTTCAAGAATGGGAAAGCACTCAAGAATTCCAAAGCAATGGAAATAATTCTACGAATGTCAATCATACTATAAACTATAAATTAACAACTATTGGAAAGATTTCCAACTTCTTGACAGGAGGTCAAGCAGAAAATAAAATAAGAGAGGGGGCATATCGGGCTGCTCTGACGGGAAAACAAAAATTAGAATTAAGGTAA
- a CDS encoding alpha/beta fold hydrolase, giving the protein MYNNIQIRKGYLFIIVFTSTLIFSSTTLINGFTNVTYGQTNVTQADSSNSTTNLVNLQNIPLEKVHVGDIEMAYKMFGKGDPVILHNGANDGMDAWDPALLSRLASNNTVIIFDSRGIGNTASGTEPYSIKLLGNDTAGLMDALKIQKANILGYSMGSYITQQFAITHPDKVSSITLIAGTCGGKDHVPPSDEFIQLLDGIFNKALNNIPLSQDEMKSLVNASEGSGWIKLHPESLDLPESMTFQQMKPGLSSEAMNNQYKGAKAWVSSDWNGACDDLAKIDKPILVIAGTDDNELVPHENSLVIANKVPGAWLVQIKDAGHAIMVQYPDEVGNIIETFLSTVTGLQY; this is encoded by the coding sequence GTGTATAACAATATACAGATAAGAAAAGGCTATCTTTTCATTATAGTATTTACATCAACTTTAATTTTCTCAAGTACAACTTTGATCAACGGTTTTACTAATGTTACATATGGTCAAACAAATGTTACTCAGGCCGATTCAAGCAATAGTACTACGAACCTGGTGAACCTACAGAATATTCCATTAGAGAAAGTCCATGTTGGAGATATCGAGATGGCGTACAAAATGTTTGGTAAAGGTGACCCTGTAATACTTCATAATGGTGCTAATGATGGCATGGATGCATGGGATCCAGCCCTTCTGTCTAGACTTGCGTCAAATAACACAGTAATTATTTTTGATAGTCGTGGAATTGGAAACACTGCATCTGGTACCGAACCATATTCCATAAAGTTACTTGGTAATGATACCGCTGGTTTAATGGATGCTTTGAAAATACAAAAAGCAAACATTCTTGGATATTCTATGGGTTCATACATAACCCAACAATTTGCAATCACGCATCCTGATAAGGTTAGTAGTATTACGCTAATTGCTGGAACTTGCGGCGGAAAAGATCATGTACCTCCATCAGATGAGTTTATCCAATTACTAGATGGTATTTTTAATAAAGCTCTAAATAATATACCTCTTTCTCAAGATGAAATGAAATCTCTTGTAAATGCCTCAGAAGGATCAGGATGGATAAAACTGCATCCAGAATCTCTAGATCTTCCAGAAAGCATGACATTCCAACAAATGAAACCTGGACTTTCATCTGAAGCAATGAACAATCAATATAAAGGTGCAAAGGCTTGGGTGTCTTCCGACTGGAATGGTGCTTGTGACGACCTTGCAAAGATAGACAAACCCATATTAGTAATAGCAGGTACAGACGATAATGAATTAGTGCCTCATGAAAATTCTCTGGTCATTGCAAACAAGGTACCAGGAGCCTGGCTAGTACAGATAAAAGACGCTGGTCATGCTATAATGGTTCAATATCCAGATGAAGTAGGCAACATAATAGAAACATTCTTGTCGACTGTAACGGGGTTGCAGTATTAG
- a CDS encoding alpha/beta hydrolase family protein, translating into MTLVNPDFIRKNRDFFYLSITITVVFLIAVLVSILSESPLHQNTIIVEAYAQPYVETVKNRNLTIDLDNGLKTNAQLIFPAIGKGPYPGVIIFPGAGAGSIITPSYGKVIYYGNLAEYLAERGFAVLKYDKRGVGSYLTISDSNAWGNLTFDNLKHDAEKALSVLLQQPEVNATKKVTLIGHSEGTNFPPRIAAENPDKVRNIVLMAPVAEKWTDIIYFQEVANPILYAENILDKGHPGQISVKEASKDPIFQKLVGGNLTQLLLNLTNVTDNNSTGILLEQKNNTNDDLISIEGLLKPALVRGYENDTSPNPSQLSAKCVNVYGCPSLGKSFSALPSVIGMIGNVSSNIGVLILEGQNDSQTPPQQALLLQQRLTEANHPDHQIIVYPDLGHNFIPSNQWVTSGGHQIEEYVLKDMYEWLTSPAREVNQEAR; encoded by the coding sequence GTGACCTTAGTCAATCCTGATTTCATAAGGAAGAATCGTGACTTCTTTTATTTATCAATAACAATCACTGTAGTATTTTTGATTGCTGTGTTAGTTTCAATTCTCAGTGAATCCCCTTTACATCAAAATACAATAATTGTTGAAGCGTACGCTCAACCCTATGTAGAGACTGTAAAGAATAGAAATCTAACTATTGATCTTGATAATGGATTAAAGACCAACGCTCAATTGATTTTTCCTGCTATTGGAAAAGGACCATACCCTGGTGTAATTATCTTTCCGGGCGCTGGTGCTGGTTCAATAATTACACCGTCATATGGCAAGGTAATATACTATGGAAATCTAGCTGAATATCTCGCAGAGAGAGGATTTGCCGTTCTTAAATATGACAAGAGGGGTGTGGGGTCGTATCTCACGATATCAGATAGTAATGCATGGGGCAATCTTACATTTGACAATCTGAAGCATGATGCTGAGAAGGCTTTATCAGTACTATTGCAACAACCTGAAGTAAATGCAACTAAAAAGGTTACTTTGATTGGACACAGTGAGGGTACTAACTTCCCTCCAAGAATTGCCGCCGAAAACCCTGATAAAGTCAGAAATATAGTCCTAATGGCTCCAGTAGCTGAAAAATGGACCGATATTATATATTTCCAAGAAGTCGCTAATCCTATTCTTTATGCTGAGAACATATTAGATAAAGGTCATCCTGGACAGATCTCAGTGAAGGAAGCATCAAAAGATCCTATCTTTCAAAAGTTGGTTGGTGGAAACCTAACTCAACTTCTTCTTAATCTCACTAACGTTACTGATAATAATTCCACCGGTATATTGCTTGAACAAAAAAACAACACTAATGATGACTTGATTAGTATTGAAGGTTTGCTAAAGCCTGCACTTGTAAGAGGATATGAAAATGATACATCACCAAATCCCTCACAGCTGTCAGCCAAATGCGTAAACGTATATGGTTGTCCTAGTCTTGGAAAATCTTTTTCTGCTCTCCCTAGCGTCATCGGCATGATAGGGAACGTATCTTCAAATATTGGGGTCCTTATACTAGAAGGACAAAATGATAGTCAAACCCCTCCTCAACAAGCATTGTTATTACAACAAAGATTAACAGAAGCAAATCATCCTGACCATCAAATTATCGTCTATCCAGATCTTGGGCATAATTTTATCCCTAGCAATCAATGGGTAACCTCAGGTGGTCATCAAATAGAAGAATATGTATTGAAGGATATGTATGAATGGCTCACATCGCCTGCAAGAGAGGTCAATCAAGAAGCACGGTAA
- a CDS encoding alpha/beta fold hydrolase — protein MYSYSKIRKDHLFMVAIISTLIFSSMTMGNGFTNIVNGQTNTTQANSTNNVTGLVNTQYIPIQKVHVGDIEMAYKMFGKGDPILLISPAQADMNYWEPSLIDTLSANHTIIVFDNRGVGNTSTGIKPFSIQQFANDTAGLLDALKIQKADVLGYSLGSFIAQQLAVTHPDKVNRLVLIATTCGGKESIPPSPEPQKRVIDVINRIANDTPVTSQEVKALLSDGLGSGWLKLHPNFLETIPIPEVKDLFPSITPDNNLKQFKAALDWEASNWNGVCDELRKISIPTLIITGTDDIIPTQNALIIAGKIPGAWLIQIKDAGHAIPIQYPAEVAEILNTFLTTTSPNN, from the coding sequence ATGTATAGTTATAGTAAGATAAGAAAAGATCATCTTTTCATGGTTGCAATAATATCAACTCTAATTTTCTCAAGTATGACTATGGGCAATGGCTTTACTAATATAGTAAATGGTCAAACAAATACTACCCAAGCAAACTCCACCAATAATGTTACGGGCTTGGTAAATACACAATACATTCCAATTCAAAAAGTCCACGTTGGAGATATTGAAATGGCATACAAGATGTTTGGTAAAGGAGACCCTATTTTGCTTATCAGTCCTGCACAGGCCGATATGAATTACTGGGAACCTTCCCTCATAGATACTCTTTCTGCAAATCACACGATAATTGTATTTGACAACCGCGGAGTTGGAAACACTTCCACTGGTATAAAGCCGTTCTCCATCCAACAATTTGCTAATGATACTGCTGGTTTACTAGACGCTCTGAAAATACAAAAGGCAGATGTTCTTGGCTATTCACTGGGTTCTTTCATAGCTCAACAGCTTGCCGTTACACATCCAGACAAGGTTAACAGACTTGTGCTTATTGCTACAACATGTGGTGGAAAAGAGAGTATTCCTCCTAGTCCTGAACCTCAAAAAAGGGTTATTGATGTTATAAATAGAATTGCAAATGATACGCCTGTCACTTCGCAGGAAGTAAAAGCACTTCTGTCTGATGGCTTGGGATCAGGATGGCTCAAACTGCATCCCAATTTCCTTGAAACCATACCTATCCCAGAAGTAAAAGATCTGTTCCCTAGTATTACTCCTGATAATAATTTAAAGCAGTTCAAAGCAGCACTAGACTGGGAGGCATCTAATTGGAATGGGGTTTGCGATGAGCTTAGAAAAATATCAATACCAACACTGATCATAACTGGAACCGATGATATAATCCCAACGCAAAATGCATTAATTATTGCAGGAAAGATCCCTGGAGCCTGGCTTATACAGATAAAAGATGCTGGCCATGCAATACCGATTCAATATCCGGCGGAGGTTGCTGAGATATTAAATACATTTCTAACGACTACTAGCCCAAACAATTGA
- a CDS encoding alpha/beta fold hydrolase, producing MNNSRQVRKGYLFIIVFISAIIFSSMTMGNGFTNTVNGQTNATQANSSNTNNLVNTQDIPLEKVRVGDIEMAYKMFGKGDPLILHNGASDNMDAWDPALLTRLASNHTVIIFDSRGIGNTTAGTEPYSIQLLGNDTAGLMDALKIQKANVLGYSLGTYITQQFAITHPDKVSSIILIAGSCGGKDGIPRPAEFDKLQADIVNKTQNNIPVSQDELKSLVTASLGPGWIKLHPESAAIPENITFQQMKPSVSPETLNNQKNAGFAWVASDWNGACDDLAKINKPLLVIAGTDDNLYVPHENSLVIANKVPGAWLVQIKDASHAVPDQYPEEVGKIIETFLSTIK from the coding sequence ATGAATAATAGTAGACAGGTAAGAAAAGGCTATCTTTTCATTATAGTATTCATTTCTGCTATAATTTTCTCAAGTATGACTATGGGCAATGGCTTTACTAATACAGTGAACGGTCAAACAAATGCTACTCAGGCCAATTCAAGCAATACTAACAATTTGGTAAATACACAAGACATCCCATTAGAAAAAGTCCGTGTTGGAGATATTGAAATGGCATATAAAATGTTTGGTAAAGGTGATCCCTTGATACTTCACAATGGTGCTTCTGATAACATGGATGCTTGGGATCCAGCCCTTCTCACTAGGCTAGCATCAAATCACACAGTAATTATTTTTGATAGTCGTGGAATCGGAAATACCACTGCAGGGACCGAGCCATATTCTATACAATTACTTGGTAATGATACTGCTGGTTTAATGGATGCTTTGAAAATACAAAAAGCAAACGTTCTTGGATATTCTTTGGGTACATACATAACGCAACAATTTGCAATTACGCATCCTGATAAGGTTAGTAGTATTATACTTATTGCTGGTTCCTGTGGTGGGAAAGATGGTATACCTCGACCTGCTGAGTTTGACAAATTACAAGCAGATATTGTAAACAAAACCCAAAATAATATACCTGTATCTCAGGATGAACTGAAGTCGCTTGTAACGGCCTCATTAGGACCGGGTTGGATAAAACTACACCCAGAATCTGCAGCGATTCCAGAAAACATTACATTCCAGCAAATGAAACCTAGTGTTTCACCTGAAACATTGAATAATCAGAAGAACGCTGGATTTGCTTGGGTGGCTTCCGACTGGAATGGTGCTTGTGACGACCTTGCAAAGATAAACAAGCCTCTGTTAGTTATAGCAGGAACAGACGATAATCTCTACGTCCCGCATGAAAACTCTTTGGTCATTGCAAATAAAGTTCCAGGAGCCTGGCTAGTACAGATAAAAGATGCTAGTCATGCCGTTCCTGATCAATATCCAGAGGAAGTCGGTAAAATAATAGAAACATTCTTGTCGACTATAAAGTAA
- a CDS encoding alpha/beta hydrolase family protein yields the protein MLLIRFKRKPLIVLGIFFGIFLILSAYLSSFGSSVFQNALAQSDIQTVKYRNLTLDLGNGITTNAQLSYPAIGKGPFPAVLLIPGSGAVDMNETLTIDTKPFWQISQYLSERGFAVLKFDKRGVGESFTILNPNVWGNNTVNDQIQDSKKALNVLVQQPEVDPNRISIIGHSEGTLYAPRVAVDNSTKVSNIILMGVLAQNPLKDVEYYQDVSLPLEYAMQVLDSNNTGLISVGQIVTDSLLKNFLLPSSLLHTNDTKEITNALMKEFGSSGFINIDEQLKPFLIKGYENITAFNLLKCDTTGVCPILWKSLADMPTNLSFIGNVSNSTGILILNGENDAQTPVQQAFLLHQKLNEVNHTDHTLMTYTELGHVFYPSSKWQTVVGPIQPNVLADLYSWLELHSR from the coding sequence ATGCTTTTAATAAGATTTAAGCGAAAACCCTTGATAGTTTTAGGTATATTTTTTGGTATTTTCTTAATTTTGTCAGCATATTTATCGTCGTTTGGTTCATCTGTATTTCAAAATGCGTTGGCACAGTCTGATATTCAAACGGTCAAATATAGAAACCTAACACTAGATCTTGGTAACGGAATAACTACTAATGCTCAGTTATCTTACCCCGCCATAGGTAAAGGCCCATTCCCAGCGGTGTTACTTATTCCTGGCTCAGGTGCGGTAGACATGAATGAAACCTTGACTATAGATACTAAACCATTCTGGCAGATATCTCAATATCTTTCCGAGAGGGGATTTGCGGTACTAAAGTTTGATAAAAGAGGTGTAGGTGAAAGTTTTACTATTTTAAACCCAAATGTATGGGGAAATAATACCGTCAATGATCAAATTCAAGATAGCAAAAAAGCCTTGAATGTTCTCGTACAGCAGCCTGAAGTAGATCCAAATAGGATAAGCATAATTGGTCATAGCGAAGGTACATTGTATGCTCCAAGAGTAGCAGTGGATAATTCGACAAAGGTAAGCAACATTATACTTATGGGTGTCCTAGCTCAAAACCCTTTAAAAGATGTAGAGTACTATCAAGACGTTTCATTGCCATTGGAATACGCTATGCAAGTATTAGATAGTAATAACACGGGATTGATATCCGTAGGACAAATAGTAACAGATTCTTTATTAAAGAACTTTTTATTACCTTCTTCTCTTTTGCATACTAATGATACCAAAGAGATAACTAATGCGTTAATGAAGGAATTTGGTAGTAGTGGGTTCATAAATATTGATGAACAACTTAAACCCTTTCTGATAAAGGGGTACGAAAACATAACAGCATTTAATTTGCTAAAATGCGATACTACTGGAGTATGTCCGATCCTATGGAAGTCTTTAGCTGATATGCCAACGAATTTGAGCTTTATTGGTAACGTATCTAACTCTACTGGCATTCTAATACTTAATGGAGAAAATGATGCTCAAACACCAGTTCAACAAGCATTTTTATTGCATCAGAAGCTTAATGAAGTAAATCATACTGATCACACATTAATGACTTACACCGAACTAGGACATGTTTTTTATCCATCATCAAAATGGCAAACAGTGGTAGGACCTATTCAACCTAATGTTTTGGCAGATCTATATTCATGGTTGGAGTTACACTCAAGATAA
- a CDS encoding SLC13 family permease: protein MIYIVLIFTIPLLVFEKSVTPILAGITIIMIAIYVLLGLDIIHRTVIAMFAAIVSIILAIALGSFLAEESLDFVIESIDFNTIGLLLGMMIMVAILGETGVFHQVGIKLGKISKGNVWILMLLLCTFTSVASMFVDNVTTILLMVPVTLSITRTLGIHPIPFIIAQVLVSNIGGAATLIGDPPNILIGSAAGIDFNSFLKYMGPTIAIIFGFSLLLIKIFFKRELKGEQKLEQQEDIQELMHRDENAILIHHKGLLVKCLIVLVGVIILFSLQTITHLEVSIIAIGGAAILLIVSRVPPEKILHEVDWATLLFFIGLFVIVGVAVHAGLITILANMAIDITGGDPWITFVMVIWMSGITSAFVDNIPLTTTMIPLVHSLNGDPTIADSFGPESGFQFSPLWWALALGADLGGNGTLIGSSAGVVAIALSAKFGHYISFTRWIKIGFPFMLITLGIGTIVLYGFLMLMY, encoded by the coding sequence GTGATTTACATTGTATTAATTTTTACTATTCCTCTTTTAGTGTTTGAAAAAAGTGTTACTCCTATCTTAGCTGGCATCACTATAATTATGATCGCCATTTATGTCCTCCTTGGACTAGATATTATTCATAGAACAGTCATTGCAATGTTTGCAGCTATCGTTTCTATTATCTTGGCAATTGCATTAGGTTCTTTTCTTGCTGAAGAAAGTCTTGATTTTGTAATAGAATCTATTGACTTTAACACCATCGGTCTTTTACTTGGTATGATGATAATGGTGGCAATATTGGGAGAAACAGGCGTTTTCCATCAGGTTGGTATAAAATTGGGGAAAATAAGTAAAGGGAATGTCTGGATCTTGATGTTATTGTTATGCACTTTTACTTCTGTTGCATCAATGTTTGTTGATAATGTTACTACCATATTACTCATGGTTCCTGTTACGCTTTCTATTACAAGAACGTTAGGAATACACCCTATACCATTCATAATAGCTCAAGTTTTGGTTTCAAATATTGGTGGTGCTGCCACATTAATTGGAGATCCTCCCAATATTTTGATTGGTTCGGCTGCTGGAATAGACTTTAACTCCTTTTTGAAATACATGGGACCAACAATTGCAATCATCTTCGGATTTTCCTTACTGTTAATAAAAATCTTCTTCAAGAGAGAGTTAAAAGGTGAACAGAAATTAGAGCAGCAAGAAGATATTCAAGAACTAATGCATAGAGACGAAAATGCAATATTGATTCACCATAAAGGATTGCTTGTAAAATGCTTGATTGTGTTAGTCGGAGTAATTATCCTATTTTCTTTACAAACTATTACTCATTTAGAAGTGTCAATAATAGCAATTGGAGGAGCTGCAATATTATTAATAGTCAGCAGAGTACCACCAGAAAAAATCCTACATGAAGTTGATTGGGCTACCTTGCTATTCTTTATAGGTTTATTCGTTATAGTAGGGGTTGCAGTACATGCTGGATTAATAACAATTCTTGCAAACATGGCTATTGATATAACTGGTGGAGATCCTTGGATTACCTTTGTCATGGTTATTTGGATGTCAGGCATTACTAGCGCCTTTGTGGACAATATCCCCCTTACAACTACCATGATTCCTCTTGTTCATTCACTAAATGGAGATCCAACGATTGCAGATTCGTTTGGTCCTGAAAGTGGTTTTCAATTTAGCCCATTGTGGTGGGCCCTTGCATTGGGAGCCGACCTAGGAGGAAATGGGACTTTAATAGGATCTAGTGCAGGGGTAGTAGCAATAGCATTAAGTGCAAAATTTGGACATTATATTTCTTTTACGAGGTGGATAAAAATAGGATTTCCATTTATGTTAATAACTCTGGGAATAGGAACAATTGTTCTATATGGTTTTCTTATGCTAATGTATTAA
- a CDS encoding cupredoxin domain-containing protein, giving the protein MKTCVLFGVILLIVVSIGWSYNTSDEPFFSYGQGQQSKDMIITIPKGSANPEVDITNLTPKQWYDPREITVDVNDTIIWTNNDTESHTVTSGTGGGLNSLLSNSKGKPDGLFDSGLFGPDKTTSIKFNQSGIYHYFCTVHPWMEGIVRVQGNNTNVPSYAVDEFQKKIADFPLYNFTDNDKVEIGLSWAPSSITTNVPVNFLMDFFEYPQNTRMHLWPYNFVILQNNTEIYRTSDIAQVGSSSQTFAFNSTGPTIIKIESADNKSSFVQFGTTVYKNPYNTSKEIQNVSNSSFSLLSPLNLVYFVYAIIIVLPLFLVTIIILYRKKKI; this is encoded by the coding sequence ATGAAAACTTGTGTTCTTTTTGGTGTTATTTTATTAATTGTTGTTAGTATTGGATGGTCATATAACACCAGCGATGAACCGTTCTTTTCATATGGTCAAGGACAACAATCCAAAGACATGATAATTACAATACCGAAGGGCTCTGCAAATCCCGAGGTTGATATTACAAATCTAACTCCCAAACAATGGTACGATCCAAGAGAAATCACTGTAGATGTGAATGACACTATAATATGGACTAACAATGATACGGAATCTCATACTGTGACAAGCGGTACAGGTGGCGGATTAAACAGCTTATTATCAAATTCCAAAGGTAAGCCTGATGGTTTATTTGATAGTGGATTATTCGGTCCAGATAAAACCACATCCATAAAATTTAATCAATCTGGAATATATCATTATTTTTGTACGGTACATCCTTGGATGGAAGGCATAGTTCGTGTTCAAGGTAATAATACAAATGTTCCTTCTTACGCGGTCGATGAATTCCAAAAAAAGATTGCCGATTTTCCTCTGTATAACTTCACAGACAATGATAAAGTAGAGATAGGGCTTTCATGGGCGCCTTCCTCCATAACTACAAATGTGCCCGTAAATTTCCTAATGGATTTTTTCGAATATCCACAAAACACCAGAATGCATCTTTGGCCGTATAATTTTGTGATCCTGCAGAATAATACTGAAATCTATAGAACATCTGATATAGCACAAGTTGGTTCTTCTTCTCAAACTTTTGCCTTCAATTCCACAGGACCGACTATAATAAAGATCGAAAGTGCAGATAATAAAAGCTCATTTGTACAGTTTGGTACCACAGTCTACAAAAATCCATATAATACCTCAAAAGAGATACAAAATGTATCAAACAGTTCTTTTAGCTTACTGTCTCCACTAAACCTTGTATACTTTGTATATGCCATTATAATTGTGCTGCCCCTATTTCTTGTTACCATAATAATATTGTATAGAAAGAAAAAGATCTGA